In Amaranthus tricolor cultivar Red isolate AtriRed21 chromosome 3, ASM2621246v1, whole genome shotgun sequence, a single window of DNA contains:
- the LOC130807699 gene encoding uncharacterized protein LOC130807699: protein MEKRLRSSLHTSADLFLESAIKLSLKSAKTSLKTLIHTIKPSSEISTSLPLALHSSISRSITIFKNPSNPRTPPSPPSKKPRRSSPSSQTPVVGNSQQTTHLHDLQIYAYIALVCINSPKKAFFPDDLFPSVRELHDNLILFESDNILLSEISNLCELWWKDELVGRELLISQFLPFLVSRSLTLRKKVDIHRVYILREAFLLFDFEDESIEDLKLLLLRCVITPLYLKTEDGMRFIAFLFGLSHQLLKEVLEIIKSQIPFGRKSMLEAYGEILFRGWKSVNGDLRKEIEDGFLQGLIEGATFASSRSFAASIRRVLGGFINQRTTEGVEKILFGFAEPVIFRYLQVANSNVRQNALHLLLDMFPLEDPDSTKDAKDSLLEKQIFLLEKSLKDDCPDVRVVAVEGCCRILRLFWEIIPSSTITKLITIIFDDTSHDISNEVRLSTLNGVMYIMGNPQAHEIMKVVLPRLRNMIKDSLLSVRIAMADLLLLIMDVRGFQFNKVVDLDVLLATLANDQPPVAQRIVRLLLPSYFPTKVNVAEACMRIITLIKRSPIAGARFCEFIAQEGASSKSLMELARVLINILFSSDKLDDDHMKGFFAALSHLCRNLVTKSSCREALKELFSGEKLKGLLAAAIRGNDHSSLFEIVSFVSSTGATELLEECLAVVSNCRGLSENEQKQAEVRSAHKLVVSCNWFDHMLEALSRLLHDTAIKCNDCFGIEIPREITPSAKRKKSRLTRESGKRKCVDGKGLLAFKNSYQISVGIAWQIKDLLASDVSRKAMFESKHLQVMVAALKVISEISIDHSMCSNLMDASVVDAFMALSLHMTLQNMNIKDILNHRNGGNIVQGMAEEQTLVDETLDLLLNCTEKVFKAGGLAKFESMSSGCKFCDNMAVQFHRQKHVNSHRDAASDDDDGSPFSYRRRIMNSVKNCTVLLKFIVDVAAIGLICNRPRALNFTSAFLQNMISILKRCFHDELKFLNEQLKELHLCLKSSFTYAAKLLNLVLTKANEGSPAPQEAYAVANHLLDLVVSIELYLGSGYATRMVTIAKQWLPDVILGLGSNCISKPSFEESISFYLSSDGEMHIHPWLSILASIEHYEMKHFGSDGEEDDKAVVHEKFPAFSKLIGMMFQLFCINHEVLDIVGLMFLIGASTGLQKKDFGLVSGLLHCLCTKLLNQENILLDDLDMSVTYLQELYAQVERCIEEAESDEALQELLGIKALLDPVWDYSNQAASML from the exons atggaaaaaaggCTTCGTTCATCTCTGCATACCTCTGCAGATTTATTCCTAGAATCCGCCATTAAACTTTCTCTAAAATCTGCAAAAACTTCTCTCAAAACCCTAATTCACACCATTAAACCTTCTTCTGAAATCTCTACTTCTCTTCCACTTGCTCTTCACTCCTCCATTTCTCGTTCCATCACTATTTTCAAAAATCCTTCAAACCCTAGAACGCCACCTTCACCCCCTTCTAAAAAACCTCGAAGATCTTCTCCTAGTTCACAAACCCCCGTCGTAGGTAATTCTCAACAAACAACCCACCTTCACGATCTTCAAATCTATGCTTACATTGCCTTAGTTTGTATTAATTCACCCAAAAAAGCTTTCTTTCCTGACGATTTATTCCCGTCTGTTAGAGAATTGCATGACAATTTGATCCTTTTCGAGTCCGATAACATCCTTTTATCTGAAATTTCGAATTTGTGTGAGCTTTGGTGGAAAGACGAGCTTGTTGGGAGAGAATTATTAATTTCTCAGTTTTTGCCATTTCTTGTTTCAAGGTCGTTAACATTGCGGAAAAAGGTTGATATTCATAGGGTTTACATTTTAAGGGAAgcttttttgttgtttgatttCGAGGATGAGAGTATAGAGGATCTGAAATTGTTGTTACTTCGATGTGTCATTACGCCTTTATACTTGAAAACCGAGGACGGAATGCGGTTCATTGCCTTTTTGTTTGGTTTGAGTCATCAGCTATTAAAAGAGGTATTGGAAATTATTAAATCCCAAATTCCTTTTGGGAGGAAGTCCATGTTGGAAGCTTATGGGGAGATTTTGTTTAGGGGGTGGAAAAGTGTAAATGGTGATCTTAggaaagaaattgaagatgggTTTTTGCAAGGGTTGATTGAAGGTGCAACTTTTGCTAGTTCTAGATCATTTGCAGCTTCTATTAGGAGGGTCTTGGGAGGTTTTATTAATCAGAGGACTACTGAGGGTGTGGAGAAGATCCTTTTTGGCTTCGCTGAACCGGTCATTTTCCGGTATCTGCAG GTTGCAAATTCAAATGTTCGACAAAATGCACTTCACTTACTCTTGGACATGTTCCCCCTTGAAGATCCAGATTCTACAAAAGACGCCAAGGACTCATTGCTTGAAAAACAAATTTTCTTGCTGGAAAAATCACTTAAAGATGATTGTCCAGATGTGAGGGTAGTCGCGGTAGAAGGTTGTTGCCGTATCCTTCGTTTGTTTTGGGAAATCATTCCTTCTTCAACTATCACAAAAttaataactataatttttgaTGATACGTCTCATGACATATCCAATGAAGTTAGATTATCCACACTGAATGGCGTGATGTATATCATGGGAAATCCTCAAGCTCACGAAATTATGAAAGTTGTTTTGCCAAGATTGCGGAACATGATTAAGGATTCACTTCTCTCTGTACGAATTGCTATGGCTGATCTCCTCCTACTCATTATGGACGTTCGAGGGTTCCAGTTTAATAAG GTGGTAGACTTAGATGTTTTACTTGCTACTCTTGCAAATGATCAACCACCTGTTGCTCAAAGGATTGTGCGACTTCTCTTACCATCATACTTTCCGACAAAAGTGAATGTTGCAGAAGCATGTATGCGCATAATTACTTTAATAAAAAGGTCTCCAATTGCTGGTGCTAGGTTTTGTGAGTTTATTGCACAAGAAGGTGCATCTTCAAAGTCTCTTATGGAACTTGCTAGAGTTCTTATTAACATACTTTTCTCATCTGATAAACTTGATGATGACCATATGAAGGGATTTTTTGCTGCTTTAAGTCACCTATGCAGGAACCTAGTAACCAAGTCATCTTGTAGAGAAGCCCTTAAGGAACTATTTTCAGGTGAAAAACTAAAGGGTTTGTTGGCTGCTGCCATTCGTGGGAATGATCATTCCTCTTTGTTTGAAATTGTTTCTTTCGTTTCTTCTACTGGAGCAACTGAACTACTTGAAGAATGTTTAGCTGTAGTCTCAAATTGTCGTGGTTTGTCTGAAAATGAGCAAAAGCAAGCTGAAGTACGTTCTGCACATAAGTTGGTTGTGTCTTGCAATTGGTTTGATCATATGCTAGAGGCTCTATCAAGGCTCCTACATGATACTGCTATCAAGTGTAATGACTGCTTCGGTATTGAAATACCCAGGGAGATAACACCATCTGCGAAGAGGAAGAAAAGCAGACTCACTAGAGAAtcaggaaaaagaaaatgtGTCGATGGAAAAGGACTATTAGCATTTAAAAACAGTTACCAAATTTCTGTAGGAATTGCATGGCAAATAAAAGATCTTTTAGCATCGGATGTCAGCCGGAAAGCTATGTTTGAATCCAAGCACTTACAAGTAATGGTTGCTGCTTTGAAGGTCATATCTGAAATAAGCATTGATCATAGCATGTGTTCTAACTTGATGGATGCATCCGTAGTTGATGCGTTCATGGCGCTTTCCCTGCACATGACCCTTCagaatatgaatattaaagACATTCTTAACCATCGTAATGGGGGGAATATTGTTCAAGGAATGGCAGAGGAG CAAACACTTGTGGACGAGACATTGGATCTTCTGCTCAACTGTACAGAGAAAGTTTTTAAAGCTGGAGGTTTGGCAAAATTTGAATCAATGTCATCAGGATGTAAGTTTTGCGATAACATGGCTGTCCAGTTTCACAGGCAAAAGCATGTGAACTCACACAGAGATGCTGcttctgatgatgatgatg GATCTCCCTTTTCATACCGAAGAAGAATTATGAATTCCGTGAAGAATTGTACTGTGCTTCTGAAGTTCATTGTTGACGTTGCAGCAATAGGCCTTATTTGCAATAGACCAAGGGCATTAAATTTTACATCTGCCTTTTTGCAGAACATGATTTCCATCTTGAAAAGGTGTTTTCACGATGAGTTAAAGTTCCTGAATGAACAACTGAAAGAACTTCATTTGTGCTTAAAGAGTTCTTTCACTTACGCGGCCAAGTTGCTTAATTTAGTTCTCACAAAAGCCAATGAAGGTTCTCCTGCTCCCCAAGAAGCTTATGCAGTAGCCAATCATCTGCTTGATCTTGTCGTCTCAATTGAGTTATACTTAGGTTCTGGTTATGCAACACGCATGGTCACCATAGCAAAGCAATGGTTGCCAGATGTGATTCTGGGACTCGGTTCTAACTGCATCTCAAAACCGTCATTTGAAGAAAGTATCTCTTTCTACTTGTCTAGTGATGGTGAAATGCATATTCATCCGTGGCTTTCAATTTTAGCGAGCATCGAGCATTATGAAATGAAACACTTTGGATCAGATGGCGAGGAGGATGATAAAGCTGTAGTGCACGAGAAATTCCCAGCATTTAGCAAGCTAATAGGAATGATGTTTCAGCTATTTTGTATTAATCATGAGGTATTAGACATTGTTGGGCTAATGTTTCTCATTGGCGCTTCGACTGGTTTGCAGAAGAAGGACTTTGGCCTTGTCTCGGGACTTCTACACTGTCTTTGTACAAAGTTGTTGAATCAGGAGAACATACTGTTGGACGACCTTGATATGTCTGTGACTTATTTACAAGAGCTTTACGCACAAGTTGAACGCTGCATTGAGGAAGCAGAAAGCGATGAAGCATTGCAAGAACTTCTCGGTATCAAAGCGTTGCTTGATCCGGTCTGGGATTATTCAAATCAGGCCGCATCCATGTTGTGA